In Salmo salar chromosome ssa03, Ssal_v3.1, whole genome shotgun sequence, a single genomic region encodes these proteins:
- the LOC106601045 gene encoding histone-lysine N-methyltransferase EZH1 isoform X2, giving the protein MEKAPEAPVSDPVPALIPTPTPCPASNIPSRSLLEWRKRVKSEYMRLRQLKRFKNAEEVKALFMSNRQKIEERTNLLNEEWSKLRIQSVPLSTPGGALPGKKLCMVEFGFPAFKAQAVAMRPLTTVAGIPFMYSWSPLQQNFMVEDETFLHNIPYMGDEVLEQDEAFLEELIDNYDGVHGDREGGFINDEIFKELVEALSQYSDQEEEEEEEEEEAAEEKGGKEEEETGVRKSNGEGTEEAKVGPTAFFRRKRRSVIEVRDLAAKKKIPHDKIFTAIASMFPYKGTTEELKEKYKDLLEPPSPVKLPPLCTPNIDGPFAKSVQREQSLHSFHTLFCRRCFKYDCFLHPFHATPNVYKRKSKEIRMETEPCGLDCFLLQKGAKEFADQEMPRSQRSRRRRRQPRPPSSSCPGPSGTTEEAKEVDSDHETTSSSESNSRCQTPTKLCPGEEQVEPPVQWSGAEESLFRVLHGTYYNNFCSIARLISTKTCKQVYEFAVKEVLIHRVPLEDGGNSPQKKKRKHRLWAKIQLKKDNSSNQVYNYQPCDHPDHPCDSSCPCVMTQNFCEKFCQCEHECQNRFPGCRCKTQCNTKQCPCYLAVRECDPDLCMTCGAADHWDSKVVSCKNCSIQRGLKKHLLLAPSNVAGWGTFIKESVQKNEFISEYCGELISQDEADRRGRIYDKYMSSFLFNLNNDFVVDATRKGNKIRFANHSVNPNCYAKVVMVNGDHRIGIFAKRAILQGEELFFDYR; this is encoded by the exons ATGGAGAAGGCCCCAGAGGCCCCTGTCTCAGACCCAGTCCCGGCCCTGATCCCAACCCCAACACCTTGTCCTGCCTCCAACATACCCTCCCGAAGCCTGTTGGAGTGGAGGAAGAGGGTGAAGTCTGAGTACATGCGCCTCCGTCAGCTGAAACGCTTTAAAAACGCAGAGGAGGTCAAG GCCTTGTTCATGTCCAACCGGCAGAAGATAGAGGAACGTACCAACCTTCTGAACGAGGAGTGGTCCAAGCTGAGGATCCAGTCAGTTCCCCTGTCTACCCCAGGTGGAGCGCTACCCGGCAAAAAG TTGTGCATGGTGGAGTTTGGCTTCCCAGCGTTTAAAGCTCAGGCGGTTGCCATGCGGCCCCTGACGACCGTGGCAGGAATCCCCTTCATGTACTCCTGGTCCCCTCTGCAGCAGAACTTCATG GTGGAGGATGAGACGTTCCTCCATAACATCCCCTACATGGGAGACGAGGTGTTGGAGCAGGACGAGGCCTTCCTGGAGGAGCTCATCGACAACTATGACGGTGTCCATGGAGACAGAG AGGGAGGGTTCATCAACGACGAGATCTTTAAAGAGTTGGTGGAGGCCTTGAGCCAGTACTCAGaccaggaggaggaagaggaggaggaggaggaggaggcggcggaggagaaaggggggaaagaggaggaggagacaggggtgaGGAAGAGCAATGGGGAAGGGACTGAGGAGGCCAAGGTGGGGCCCACAGCCTTcttcaggaggaagaggaggagtgtcATAGAGG TGAGGGATTTGGCTGCCAAAAAGAAGATCCCGCATGATAAGATATTCACGGCCATCGCCTCAATGTTCCCCTACAAGGGTACGACGGAGGAGCTGAAGGAAAA GTACAAGGACCTCCTGGAGCCCCCCAGCCCGGTAAAGCTGCCCCCCCTCTGCACCCCTAACATAGACGGGCCGTTCGCCAAGTCTGTCCAGCGGGAGCAGTCCCTACACTCCTTCCATACGCTGTTCTGCAGGCGCTGCTTCAAATACGACTGCTTCCTCCACC CTTTTCACGCTACGCCCAATGTTTACAAAAGGAAGAGCAAGGAGATTCGCATGGAGACAGAGCCCTGTGGTCTGGACTGCTTTCTGCTACAG AAAGGGGCCAAAGAGTTTGCGGATCAGGAGATGCCCCGCTCCCAGAGGTCCCGGCGGCGGCGGCGACAGCCACGCCCTCCCAGCTCCAGCTGCCCTGGCCCGTCAGGCACCACTGAGGAGGCCAAGGAGGTGGATAGTGACCACGAGACCACCAGCTCCTCAG AGAGCAACTCTCGCTGTCAGACCCCCACCAAGCTGTGTCCGGGGGAGGAGCAGGTGGAACCTCCTGTCCAGTGGAGTGGGGCTGAGGAGTCTCTGTTCAGAGTGCTGCACGGAACCTACTACAACAACTTCTGCTCCATCGCTCGCCTCATCAGCACCAAGACCTGCAAACAG GTGTATGAGTTTGCTGTGAAAGAGGTCCTGATCCATCGTGTTCCGTTGGAGGATGGTGGCAACTCCCctcagaagaagaagaggaagcacAG GTTATGGGCAAAGATACAGCTCAAGAAAG ataactcaTCCAATCAGGTGTACAACTACCAGCCATGTGACCACCCGGACCACCCATGTGACAGCTCCTGTCCCTGTGTGATGACCCAGAATTTCTGTGAGAAGTTCTGCCAGTGTGAGCACGAGT GCCAGAACCGTTTCCCAGGCTGCCGCTGTAAGACCCAGTGCAACACCAAGCAGTGTCCCTGCTACCTGGCGGTGAGGGAATGTGACCCAGATCTGTGTATGACTTGTGGAGCCGCGGACCACTGGGACAGCAAGGTAGTCTCCTGCAAGAACTGCAGCATCCAAAGGGGGCTCAAGAAG CACCTCCTGCTGGCCCCCTCAAATGTGGCAGGGTGGGGCACCTTCATCAAAGAGTCAGTTCAGAAGAATGAGTTCATCTCGGAGTACTGTGGAGAG CTCATCTCGCAGGATGAGGCGGACCGACGGGGGAGGATCTACGACAAATACATGTCCAGCTTCCTCTTCAACCTGAACAATG ACTTTGTCGTGGACGCCACAAGGAAAGGGAATAAAATCCGATTTGCGAATCACTCGGTGAACCCAAACTGCTACGCTAAGG TGGTCATGGTGAATGGAGACCACCGCATCGGGATCTTTGCCAAACGGGCTATCCTACAGGGGGAGGAGCTCTTCTTCGACTATAGGTAG
- the LOC106601043 gene encoding receptor activity-modifying protein 1 isoform X2 — translation MFTFSDMKGALVFFAVLLSVLSDVIPEERGFSSGLGCGNKYVNCEQYCEVCEAYPPRTECYATLFKETCYSHFVGGMESLNNTDWCNWNNVKRMYNTFTMCTEEIAECLLIPWPNRMVENEFVNIHSRFFRDCPNEALSDPPPSIVFALVMTPICLIPIMVVLVVLKTKNGDGSS, via the exons ATGTTCACTTTCTCTGACATGAAGGGAGCGCTTGTTTTCTTTGCGGTGCTCCTCTCTGTTCTTTCTG ATGTTATCCCCGAAGAGAGAGGATTCTCCAGTGGATTAG GTTGTGGGAATAAGTATGTTAACTGTGAACAATACTGTGAGGTTTGTGAGGCGTATCCCCCAAGGACGGAGTGCTACGCGACCTTATTTAAGGAAACCTGCTACAGTCATTTTGTAGGTGGCATGGAGTCATTAAACAACACAGACTGGTGCAACTGGAACAATGTGAAGAG GATGTATAACACCTTCACCATGTGCACGGAGGAGATAGCAGAGTGTCTGCTGATCCCCTGGCCCAACAGGATGGTGGAGAATGAGTTTGTAAACATCCACTCCAGGTTCTTCCGGGACTGTCCCAACGAGGCGCTGAGCGACCCGCCGCCCAGCATCGTGTTTGCCCTGGTGATGACCCCCATCTGCCTCATCCCCATCATGGTGGTCCTGGTGGTGCTCAAGACCAAGAACGGAGATGGCAGCTCCTGA
- the LOC106601045 gene encoding histone-lysine N-methyltransferase EZH1 isoform X1, protein MEKAPEAPVSDPVPALIPTPTPCPASNIPSRSLLEWRKRVKSEYMRLRQLKRFKNAEEVKALFMSNRQKIEERTNLLNEEWSKLRIQSVPLSTPGGALPGKKLCMVEFGFPAFKAQAVAMRPLTTVAGIPFMYSWSPLQQNFMVEDETFLHNIPYMGDEVLEQDEAFLEELIDNYDGVHGDREGGFINDEIFKELVEALSQYSDQEEEEEEEEEEAAEEKGGKEEEETGVRKSNGEGTEEAKVGPTAFFRRKRRSVIEVRDLAAKKKIPHDKIFTAIASMFPYKGTTEELKEKYKDLLEPPSPVKLPPLCTPNIDGPFAKSVQREQSLHSFHTLFCRRCFKYDCFLHPFHATPNVYKRKSKEIRMETEPCGLDCFLLQKGAKEFADQEMPRSQRSRRRRRQPRPPSSSCPGPSGTTEEAKEVDSDHETTSSSESNSRCQTPTKLCPGEEQVEPPVQWSGAEESLFRVLHGTYYNNFCSIARLISTKTCKQVYEFAVKEVLIHRVPLEDGGNSPQKKKRKHRLWAKIQLKKDNSSNQVYNYQPCDHPDHPCDSSCPCVMTQNFCEKFCQCEHECQNRFPGCRCKTQCNTKQCPCYLAVRECDPDLCMTCGAADHWDSKVVSCKNCSIQRGLKKHLLLAPSNVAGWGTFIKESVQKNEFISEYCGELISQDEADRRGRIYDKYMSSFLFNLNNDFVVDATRKGNKIRFANHSVNPNCYAKVVMVNGDHRIGIFAKRAILQGEELFFDYRYSQDDALKYVGIEREVDVA, encoded by the exons ATGGAGAAGGCCCCAGAGGCCCCTGTCTCAGACCCAGTCCCGGCCCTGATCCCAACCCCAACACCTTGTCCTGCCTCCAACATACCCTCCCGAAGCCTGTTGGAGTGGAGGAAGAGGGTGAAGTCTGAGTACATGCGCCTCCGTCAGCTGAAACGCTTTAAAAACGCAGAGGAGGTCAAG GCCTTGTTCATGTCCAACCGGCAGAAGATAGAGGAACGTACCAACCTTCTGAACGAGGAGTGGTCCAAGCTGAGGATCCAGTCAGTTCCCCTGTCTACCCCAGGTGGAGCGCTACCCGGCAAAAAG TTGTGCATGGTGGAGTTTGGCTTCCCAGCGTTTAAAGCTCAGGCGGTTGCCATGCGGCCCCTGACGACCGTGGCAGGAATCCCCTTCATGTACTCCTGGTCCCCTCTGCAGCAGAACTTCATG GTGGAGGATGAGACGTTCCTCCATAACATCCCCTACATGGGAGACGAGGTGTTGGAGCAGGACGAGGCCTTCCTGGAGGAGCTCATCGACAACTATGACGGTGTCCATGGAGACAGAG AGGGAGGGTTCATCAACGACGAGATCTTTAAAGAGTTGGTGGAGGCCTTGAGCCAGTACTCAGaccaggaggaggaagaggaggaggaggaggaggaggcggcggaggagaaaggggggaaagaggaggaggagacaggggtgaGGAAGAGCAATGGGGAAGGGACTGAGGAGGCCAAGGTGGGGCCCACAGCCTTcttcaggaggaagaggaggagtgtcATAGAGG TGAGGGATTTGGCTGCCAAAAAGAAGATCCCGCATGATAAGATATTCACGGCCATCGCCTCAATGTTCCCCTACAAGGGTACGACGGAGGAGCTGAAGGAAAA GTACAAGGACCTCCTGGAGCCCCCCAGCCCGGTAAAGCTGCCCCCCCTCTGCACCCCTAACATAGACGGGCCGTTCGCCAAGTCTGTCCAGCGGGAGCAGTCCCTACACTCCTTCCATACGCTGTTCTGCAGGCGCTGCTTCAAATACGACTGCTTCCTCCACC CTTTTCACGCTACGCCCAATGTTTACAAAAGGAAGAGCAAGGAGATTCGCATGGAGACAGAGCCCTGTGGTCTGGACTGCTTTCTGCTACAG AAAGGGGCCAAAGAGTTTGCGGATCAGGAGATGCCCCGCTCCCAGAGGTCCCGGCGGCGGCGGCGACAGCCACGCCCTCCCAGCTCCAGCTGCCCTGGCCCGTCAGGCACCACTGAGGAGGCCAAGGAGGTGGATAGTGACCACGAGACCACCAGCTCCTCAG AGAGCAACTCTCGCTGTCAGACCCCCACCAAGCTGTGTCCGGGGGAGGAGCAGGTGGAACCTCCTGTCCAGTGGAGTGGGGCTGAGGAGTCTCTGTTCAGAGTGCTGCACGGAACCTACTACAACAACTTCTGCTCCATCGCTCGCCTCATCAGCACCAAGACCTGCAAACAG GTGTATGAGTTTGCTGTGAAAGAGGTCCTGATCCATCGTGTTCCGTTGGAGGATGGTGGCAACTCCCctcagaagaagaagaggaagcacAG GTTATGGGCAAAGATACAGCTCAAGAAAG ataactcaTCCAATCAGGTGTACAACTACCAGCCATGTGACCACCCGGACCACCCATGTGACAGCTCCTGTCCCTGTGTGATGACCCAGAATTTCTGTGAGAAGTTCTGCCAGTGTGAGCACGAGT GCCAGAACCGTTTCCCAGGCTGCCGCTGTAAGACCCAGTGCAACACCAAGCAGTGTCCCTGCTACCTGGCGGTGAGGGAATGTGACCCAGATCTGTGTATGACTTGTGGAGCCGCGGACCACTGGGACAGCAAGGTAGTCTCCTGCAAGAACTGCAGCATCCAAAGGGGGCTCAAGAAG CACCTCCTGCTGGCCCCCTCAAATGTGGCAGGGTGGGGCACCTTCATCAAAGAGTCAGTTCAGAAGAATGAGTTCATCTCGGAGTACTGTGGAGAG CTCATCTCGCAGGATGAGGCGGACCGACGGGGGAGGATCTACGACAAATACATGTCCAGCTTCCTCTTCAACCTGAACAATG ACTTTGTCGTGGACGCCACAAGGAAAGGGAATAAAATCCGATTTGCGAATCACTCGGTGAACCCAAACTGCTACGCTAAGG TGGTCATGGTGAATGGAGACCACCGCATCGGGATCTTTGCCAAACGGGCTATCCTACAGGGGGAGGAGCTCTTCTTCGACTATAG GTACAGCCAGGATGATGCCCTGAAGTAtgtgggaatagagagagaggtcgaCGTGGCCTAG
- the LOC106601043 gene encoding receptor activity-modifying protein 1 isoform X1, with product MKAPNPSPVSSSCCFLPLLLWALSSTATGLIGPNEAPQATTPGFTSRHDSTTYANYEYNDVIPEERGFSSGLGCGNKYVNCEQYCEVCEAYPPRTECYATLFKETCYSHFVGGMESLNNTDWCNWNNVKRMYNTFTMCTEEIAECLLIPWPNRMVENEFVNIHSRFFRDCPNEALSDPPPSIVFALVMTPICLIPIMVVLVVLKTKNGDGSS from the exons ATGAAAGCCCCTAATCCGTCTCCCGTGTCTTCTTCTTGCTGCTTTCTGCCTCTTCTTCTCTGGG CACTGAGCTCTACAGCAACTGGTCTGATAGGACCTAACGAGGCGCCACAAGCTACCACACCAG GTTTCACTTCACGGCATGACTCAACAACATATGCAAACTACGAATACAACG ATGTTATCCCCGAAGAGAGAGGATTCTCCAGTGGATTAG GTTGTGGGAATAAGTATGTTAACTGTGAACAATACTGTGAGGTTTGTGAGGCGTATCCCCCAAGGACGGAGTGCTACGCGACCTTATTTAAGGAAACCTGCTACAGTCATTTTGTAGGTGGCATGGAGTCATTAAACAACACAGACTGGTGCAACTGGAACAATGTGAAGAG GATGTATAACACCTTCACCATGTGCACGGAGGAGATAGCAGAGTGTCTGCTGATCCCCTGGCCCAACAGGATGGTGGAGAATGAGTTTGTAAACATCCACTCCAGGTTCTTCCGGGACTGTCCCAACGAGGCGCTGAGCGACCCGCCGCCCAGCATCGTGTTTGCCCTGGTGATGACCCCCATCTGCCTCATCCCCATCATGGTGGTCCTGGTGGTGCTCAAGACCAAGAACGGAGATGGCAGCTCCTGA